The following proteins are encoded in a genomic region of Sebastes fasciatus isolate fSebFas1 chromosome 12, fSebFas1.pri, whole genome shotgun sequence:
- the LOC141778852 gene encoding uncharacterized protein LOC141778852 isoform X1 → MGVVQCFVIVSMLSAQLVLTSPLADYGMGSSECPMCPAGKYQESCAECKSCPTDYYTTELNSEDSCHPCYGDCKPHLHLKVIQSCTSTSDVKCVCEDGFRCTDVVPLSTNCRYCVKIQRTTTTAAAVTSGEDKHMLSSASSGHSSTSAKPCKFPKCGPPSVPPARNDTHSKGDHTSSQLAAILCPVVVVGCVALVILFCFWRSPGDETCFKQAIAKLCNEGGRDVSHKPKESTHQFPRDSFSAKQQPSCLSAANLGPVHVHNPGTVIFSLLSQFTGQVGPTIECGKTTERVNSEEEDERDCPVFHPTSSPTSSPSIHLSEEERSGEIDSIFFPSQEQGKDCHVSKEEAL, encoded by the exons ATGGGAGTTGTGCAATGTTTTGTGATTGTTTCCATGTTATCTGCACAGTTGGTGCTCACCTCTCCGCTG GCAGATTACGGTATGGGCAGCAGTGAGTGTCCAATGTGCCCTGCAG GTAAGTATCAGGAGTCTTGTGCAGAGTGCAAGTCCTGTCCTACTGATTACTACACGACTGAGTTGAACAGTGAAGACAGCTGCCATCCCTGCTACGGAGACTGCAAACCAC ATCTTCATCTGAAGGTGATTCAGAGCTGCACCAGCACGTCCGATGTGAAGTGTGTCTGTGAGGACGGTTTCAGATGCACTGATGTGGTCCCGTTATCTACAAACTGCAGATACTGTGTCAAGATTCAGCGGACGACCACAACTG CAGCCGCTGTTACTTCAGGCGAAGATAAACACATGCTTTCCTCAGCTTCCTCAGGACATAGCAGCACTTCCGCCAAACCCTGCAAATTTCCCAA GTGTGGCCCTCCGTCAGTCCCACCGGCACGAAATGACACACATTCAAAAGGAG ACCATACCAGCAGTCAGCTTGCAGCCATCTTGTGTCCGGTGGTTGTCGTGGGATGTGTGGCTCTTGTGATCCTGTTCTGTTTTTGGCGTTCACCCGGAGACGAAACATGTTTCAAGCAAG CTATTGCAAAGTTATGCAATGAG GGAGGTAGAGATGTTTCTCACAAGCCAAAGGAGTCAACTCATCAGTTCCCCAGAGACTCATTCAGTGCAAAGCAGCAGCcgtcctgtctctctgcagccAATCTGG GTCCAGTCCATGTCCACAATCCAGGGACGGTCATCTTTAGCTTGCTCAGTCAGTTTACAGGCCAAGTTGGTCCGACAATTGAATGTGGGAAGACGACCGAGAGAGTGAACagcgaagaagaagatgagagagACTGTCCCGTGTTTCATCCCACATCTTCTCCTACATCCTCTCCCAGCATTCATCTCTCTGAGGAGGAGCGGAGCGGAGAGATTGACAGCATTTTCTTTCCCTCCCAGGAGCAGGGGAAGGACTGCCACGTGTCCAAAGAGGAGGCGCTATGA
- the LOC141778852 gene encoding uncharacterized protein LOC141778852 isoform X2, with protein sequence MGVVQCFVIVSMLSAQLVLTSPLADYGMGSSECPMCPAGKYQESCAECKSCPTDYYTTELNSEDSCHPCYGDCKPHLHLKVIQSCTSTSDVKCVCEDGFRCTDVVPLSTNCRYCVKIQRTTTTEAAAVTSGEDKHMLSSASSGHSSTSAKPCKFPKCGPPSVPPARNDTHSKGDHTSSQLAAILCPVVVVGCVALVILFCFWRSPGDETCFKQAIAKLCNEGGRDVSHKPKESTHQFPRDSFSAKQQPSCLSAANLGPVHVHNPGTVIFSLLSQFTGQVGPTIECGKTTERVNSEEEDERDCPVFHPTSSPTSSPSIHLSEEERSGEIDSIFFPSQEQGKDCHVSKEEAL encoded by the exons ATGGGAGTTGTGCAATGTTTTGTGATTGTTTCCATGTTATCTGCACAGTTGGTGCTCACCTCTCCGCTG GCAGATTACGGTATGGGCAGCAGTGAGTGTCCAATGTGCCCTGCAG GTAAGTATCAGGAGTCTTGTGCAGAGTGCAAGTCCTGTCCTACTGATTACTACACGACTGAGTTGAACAGTGAAGACAGCTGCCATCCCTGCTACGGAGACTGCAAACCAC ATCTTCATCTGAAGGTGATTCAGAGCTGCACCAGCACGTCCGATGTGAAGTGTGTCTGTGAGGACGGTTTCAGATGCACTGATGTGGTCCCGTTATCTACAAACTGCAGATACTGTGTCAAGATTCAGCGGACGACCACAACTG AAGCAGCCGCTGTTACTTCAGGCGAAGATAAACACATGCTTTCCTCAGCTTCCTCAGGACATAGCAGCACTTCCGCCAAACCCTGCAAATTTCCCAA GTGTGGCCCTCCGTCAGTCCCACCGGCACGAAATGACACACATTCAAAAGGAG ACCATACCAGCAGTCAGCTTGCAGCCATCTTGTGTCCGGTGGTTGTCGTGGGATGTGTGGCTCTTGTGATCCTGTTCTGTTTTTGGCGTTCACCCGGAGACGAAACATGTTTCAAGCAAG CTATTGCAAAGTTATGCAATGAG GGAGGTAGAGATGTTTCTCACAAGCCAAAGGAGTCAACTCATCAGTTCCCCAGAGACTCATTCAGTGCAAAGCAGCAGCcgtcctgtctctctgcagccAATCTGG GTCCAGTCCATGTCCACAATCCAGGGACGGTCATCTTTAGCTTGCTCAGTCAGTTTACAGGCCAAGTTGGTCCGACAATTGAATGTGGGAAGACGACCGAGAGAGTGAACagcgaagaagaagatgagagagACTGTCCCGTGTTTCATCCCACATCTTCTCCTACATCCTCTCCCAGCATTCATCTCTCTGAGGAGGAGCGGAGCGGAGAGATTGACAGCATTTTCTTTCCCTCCCAGGAGCAGGGGAAGGACTGCCACGTGTCCAAAGAGGAGGCGCTATGA